The genomic stretch GGACGGCGTCGCTTGCTGGGCCTGGGCGGTATCGGGGTCGGTGGGATCGCCCGCGCGCGCCGATGCGGCGCCGGATGACATCCCGGCCACAAGGATCAACCCCGCCAAAGACGCATATTTGAACCTGCTTGCTGCAAACCGCATTGTCTTCCCCTTGAATTGAGCTGATCGCATGTCGCTCGTCCGTGCGCCGCCTCTATCGGTGCGACCGTCAAGCAACTGACATTTTTGGTGACTAGAGGATGGCGCCGTCGCGCCTTGCGCATCGCGCTCCTGCCGGTCACGAGGGGTATCGGACCCCAGATTCGGTCGGGGATGCGCGCCTGTTTCGCCTTTGATCGCGTGGCGGATAGCCGTTTGCGTTGCCCTGTCTTGAAGATGACGGCCAAGCCACAGCTATGCCGACAGGTTTTCCAGGGAGCGCCCGATATGAAGAAAATGCGGAGGCGTCTTTCGCTCTACGCGGGCATGCTCGCCGGATTGGCCGCGCCGATCGCCGCCGCGCCGGCGCGCGCGCAGGAGGCCAAAGCCGACGCGCCGCATCGCAATCCCAGCACCACGCCCGAATGGGAAGCGCTGTACAAGGCGCGCTTCGACGCGCTGATGCGCGACCGCGGCGTGATGACCAGCTATGCGCCGATGGAGCCGATCAAGGGCGCCGCGCCTGCGGCCCCGCTGCCCCTCGCGGCCCCCGCCAAGCGCACCATCGCCGCGGCGGCACTAGACACGGCATCGGCCTATGCCGCCGCGAGCAATGCGCGCGCGTTCCTGGTGTGGCGAAACGGCAGGATCGAGCGCGCCGATTATTTCAAGGGCGGCAACCGCGAGACGCAGATCGTCTCCAAATCGCTGTCCAAGCCGATCACGGCGATTGCGGTCGGGCGCGCGATCGCGCTGGGCAAGATCAAGTCGGTGGATCAGCCGCTGACCGACTTCATCCCCGAATGGCGCGGCACGCCCAAGGCGGCGATGAAGCTGCGCCATCTGCTCGACATGCGTTCGGGCTTTCTGGAACAGAATGTCAGTGCCGATCCGGACCACCCGCTCAACCGCGCCTATATCGATCCCGACCATGGCTGGGAAATCGTCCATAATTATCCGCTGACGCACGCGCCGGGCAGCTATTACGGCTATTCCAACGCCGTCTCGGAACTGGTCGCGCTGGTGATCGAGCGCGCGACCGGCGTCCGCTATGGCGACTTTGTCGGCAAGGAGATTCTCCAGCCGATCGGCGCGATGGGCGGCGAAATCTGGGTCGATCGCCCCGGCGGGCTCGCGCATTCGGGCTGTTGCATGACGCTGCCCGCCGAAAGCTGGCTGCGGCTGGGCGTGCTGTTGCTCAACGACGGCGTGGCGAACGGCAAGCGATTGCTGCCCAAGGGCTATGTCGATGCGATGGCCCGCGGCACCCCGCAGAACCCGCATTACGGCATGGGCGTGTGGGTCGCCGGCCCCTATGCCGAACGGCGCGGATTCGGCGCTCCGGGCAAGCCGGGGCCGCAGGTGCTGCATTCGGCCCCTTATCGCGACAAGGACCTGTTCCTGTTCGACGGCAATTCGAACCAGGTCGTCTATATCTCGCGCGCCGCCAACCTTGTCGCGCTGCGGATCGGCGACAACCCGCCGCAGAGCGCGGAATGGGACAATAGCGTGGTCCCCAACCTGTTGATCGACGGCATCGCGTGGAAGCCCGGCCAAAAGCGCCCGGTGCCGCAGTCGAAGCCGTAACCCGCCACCAAGACTGGAGTGAGATGTGAAAGCCTATAAGATCGGGCCGCAAACCGGCCTCGATTCGCTGCACCTGTCGACCAAG from Sphingomonas hengshuiensis encodes the following:
- a CDS encoding serine hydrolase domain-containing protein — its product is MRRRLSLYAGMLAGLAAPIAAAPARAQEAKADAPHRNPSTTPEWEALYKARFDALMRDRGVMTSYAPMEPIKGAAPAAPLPLAAPAKRTIAAAALDTASAYAAASNARAFLVWRNGRIERADYFKGGNRETQIVSKSLSKPITAIAVGRAIALGKIKSVDQPLTDFIPEWRGTPKAAMKLRHLLDMRSGFLEQNVSADPDHPLNRAYIDPDHGWEIVHNYPLTHAPGSYYGYSNAVSELVALVIERATGVRYGDFVGKEILQPIGAMGGEIWVDRPGGLAHSGCCMTLPAESWLRLGVLLLNDGVANGKRLLPKGYVDAMARGTPQNPHYGMGVWVAGPYAERRGFGAPGKPGPQVLHSAPYRDKDLFLFDGNSNQVVYISRAANLVALRIGDNPPQSAEWDNSVVPNLLIDGIAWKPGQKRPVPQSKP